From Sediminibacterium sp. TEGAF015, a single genomic window includes:
- a CDS encoding YeiH family protein produces the protein MEEITALPTKQKPAKKLLDRSITTRELIFLLALVFCISPLISPPVALLMGLVIAQFIGHPYLHLNHKATHILLQVSVVGLGFGMNVTSAVKAGKEGIIFTIVSIIGTLVIGFLLGKFLKIEKKTSYLISAGTAICGGSAIAAVSPVIKAQEKQISVALGTIFILNSIALFLFPAIGYAINLSQTQFGLWSAIAIHDTSSVVGAASKYGTHALEVATTVKLARALWIIPVAFLSTFIFKNKGSKVKIPYFICLFVLAMIVNTYVPFVNQYSHYLTDFAKAGLTVTLFLIGCGLNRKLLLSVGFRPLIQGVILWILISAAALWAVTSLA, from the coding sequence ATGGAAGAAATAACTGCACTGCCAACTAAACAAAAACCTGCAAAAAAATTATTAGACCGTAGCATTACCACCAGGGAACTGATATTTTTACTTGCTCTTGTATTTTGTATATCGCCCCTCATTTCGCCGCCTGTTGCCTTGTTAATGGGTTTGGTAATAGCCCAGTTTATCGGTCATCCTTATTTACACCTTAATCATAAAGCTACTCATATTTTATTACAGGTATCTGTAGTGGGTTTAGGGTTTGGCATGAACGTAACTAGTGCAGTGAAAGCCGGTAAAGAAGGAATTATTTTTACCATTGTATCTATCATTGGCACATTGGTAATAGGTTTTTTATTGGGCAAGTTTTTAAAAATAGAAAAGAAAACTTCTTACCTCATAAGTGCCGGTACAGCAATATGCGGCGGTAGTGCAATAGCCGCTGTTTCTCCCGTTATTAAAGCACAGGAAAAGCAAATTTCAGTAGCCCTCGGTACCATCTTTATTTTAAATTCTATTGCATTATTTCTTTTTCCTGCAATAGGCTATGCAATCAATTTGTCACAAACGCAGTTTGGTTTGTGGAGTGCTATTGCCATACACGATACAAGCTCAGTGGTAGGGGCGGCAAGCAAATATGGCACACATGCCCTGGAAGTGGCAACTACCGTAAAGTTAGCAAGGGCACTATGGATAATCCCTGTTGCATTCTTGTCAACTTTCATCTTCAAGAATAAAGGAAGCAAAGTTAAAATCCCCTATTTCATTTGCTTGTTTGTTTTGGCAATGATTGTAAATACTTATGTGCCTTTTGTAAATCAATACAGCCACTACTTAACCGATTTTGCCAAAGCAGGTTTAACGGTAACATTATTTCTTATTGGTTGCGGGCTAAATAGGAAACTATTGTTAAGCGTAGGCTTCAGGCCGTTGATACAAGGGGTAATACTTTGGATACTTATATCTGCTGCTGCGTTGTGGGCAGTAACCTCTTTAGCCTAG